A region of uncultured Carboxylicivirga sp. DNA encodes the following proteins:
- the uxuA gene encoding mannonate dehydratase, with protein sequence MALEKTWRWFGEKDPITLDMLVQMGVEGVITALHHIPNGEIWSTDEIKRVKNLIESHGLRWSVVESLPVSEGIKICNDDRARLIKNYQQSVRNLGACGIDTICYNFMPVLDWARTDLHYKIANGGESMYFDFPTFVAFDAFILKRPGAEKDYPAEIVEKAKQVYASMTTEEAEELAYNIIVVTQGFIDGVIDGSVPDPKKLFLEFIDRYKGYDKNKMRENLKAFLDDVIPVAEEAGVRLAIHPDDPPFPVLGLPRIIGQLDDYEWLFKANSSPNNGVTFCAGSLSARKENNLVEIINHCSERIHFVHLRNTQLLPDGSFYESGHLAGSQNMVQIMTALLKEQKRREGEGRKDTKMPVRPDHGIKILDDYNNKYNPGYPLIGRLKGLAELDGLMAGISNFI encoded by the coding sequence ATGGCACTGGAAAAAACCTGGAGATGGTTTGGGGAGAAAGATCCTATCACCCTTGACATGCTTGTTCAGATGGGTGTTGAAGGAGTTATTACAGCCTTACATCATATTCCAAATGGAGAGATATGGTCGACTGATGAGATCAAGAGAGTAAAAAACCTGATTGAAAGTCATGGTTTGAGATGGAGTGTTGTTGAAAGTTTACCGGTGAGTGAAGGCATTAAAATATGCAATGACGATCGTGCCCGACTGATTAAAAACTATCAGCAAAGCGTAAGAAATCTGGGAGCATGTGGCATCGATACCATTTGCTATAACTTTATGCCTGTGCTGGATTGGGCCCGAACAGATTTACATTATAAAATAGCAAATGGAGGCGAATCAATGTATTTCGACTTTCCAACATTTGTGGCCTTTGATGCCTTTATACTGAAGCGTCCGGGAGCTGAGAAAGATTATCCTGCCGAAATTGTTGAAAAAGCAAAACAGGTTTATGCCTCCATGACCACTGAGGAAGCTGAGGAGTTGGCTTATAACATTATTGTTGTTACCCAGGGATTTATTGATGGTGTTATCGATGGTAGTGTACCCGATCCAAAGAAATTATTTCTTGAATTTATTGACCGATACAAGGGATACGATAAAAACAAAATGCGTGAAAACCTGAAAGCCTTTCTGGATGATGTAATACCAGTAGCTGAAGAAGCAGGCGTTCGCCTTGCAATTCACCCAGATGATCCACCATTTCCGGTTTTAGGCTTACCCCGTATCATTGGCCAGTTAGACGATTATGAATGGTTGTTTAAGGCTAACTCCTCTCCTAACAATGGCGTTACTTTTTGTGCCGGATCACTTTCTGCCCGAAAAGAAAACAACCTTGTTGAGATCATAAATCACTGTAGTGAGCGGATACATTTTGTACATTTACGTAATACTCAGCTTCTGCCTGATGGCAGCTTTTATGAATCAGGACATTTGGCAGGCAGTCAGAATATGGTTCAAATAATGACAGCTCTTTTAAAAGAACAAAAGAGAAGAGAAGGTGAAGGAAGAAAAGATACGAAAATGCCGGTTCGTCCTGACCATGGTATTAAAATACTGGATGATTACAACAACAAATATAATCCGGGTTATCCGTTGATTGGAAGACTTAAAGGTTTGGCGGAGCTGGATGGTTTGATGGCTGGAATCAGCAACTTTATTTAA
- a CDS encoding sialate O-acetylesterase encodes MKRILFIAILSTLLVLPVSAQIRLPKLISDGMVLQRDVPITIWGWASPDESIKIEFKNKILTTNADKNGKWQVIMPAQKPGGPFSMKLSGSNQINLNDILIGDVWLCSGQSNMELSIKRVEPRFRDEIKKINNTGIRHFRVPYKYDFNKQQCDLTGGQWKSATPENIMDFSAVAYFFANKIQQSEQVPIGIINSSLGGSPVEAWISEEDLKPFKDAYKELQRFKDSTLISNIEASDKQRTDEWFTKLALKDEGNKSGWSGLNVDDNNWKTTHLPGYWNEGELLNVNGAVWYRKTFQLSAQSANQPAEFDMGRIVDADSVFVNGRFVGTTSYQYPPRRYQIPSNILQEGENTIVVKVISQIGQGGFIPDKPYEIRVKEETISLAGLWKYKIGATMQPLEGPTFIRWKPAGLFNGMISPLTNYAMKGAVWYQGESNVDNADQYEERLTAMVKNWRRVFNHEDLPFIIIQLANYLEPDSIPNESNWAQLREAQFNVANNQANCASVNIIDLGEWNDIHPLNKKDVGYRVALAAEKVAYQKEVISSGPVIDGYQLNGSKVELSFKNIANGLSIKKGDKLEGFSIRDKNGSLIWANAKINEDKVIVWHENVTHPVEVRYAWANNPDKANLYNSAGLPTVPFRIIIK; translated from the coding sequence ATGAAGAGAATCTTATTTATTGCAATTTTATCCACACTATTGGTTCTGCCTGTTTCAGCTCAGATCAGGCTTCCTAAATTAATAAGTGACGGTATGGTTCTTCAGCGTGATGTTCCAATAACCATATGGGGATGGGCTTCACCGGATGAATCCATTAAAATTGAATTTAAAAATAAGATTCTCACTACAAATGCAGATAAAAATGGCAAATGGCAGGTAATAATGCCTGCCCAAAAGCCAGGTGGACCATTTTCCATGAAGCTAAGCGGTTCCAATCAAATTAATTTAAATGATATTCTGATCGGCGATGTTTGGTTATGCTCGGGACAATCCAACATGGAACTATCCATTAAAAGAGTTGAACCGAGGTTCCGTGATGAAATAAAGAAAATTAATAATACCGGAATTCGGCATTTCAGAGTTCCTTACAAATATGATTTCAACAAACAACAATGTGACTTAACCGGTGGGCAATGGAAATCTGCTACACCAGAGAATATTATGGATTTCTCGGCTGTTGCTTATTTCTTTGCCAACAAAATTCAACAATCAGAGCAAGTGCCGATTGGAATAATAAATTCAAGTCTGGGCGGTTCGCCTGTTGAAGCATGGATAAGCGAAGAAGATCTAAAACCATTTAAAGACGCATATAAAGAACTCCAGAGATTCAAAGACTCGACCTTAATCAGTAATATTGAAGCAAGTGACAAGCAGAGAACAGATGAGTGGTTTACAAAACTGGCTTTAAAAGATGAAGGTAATAAGAGTGGCTGGTCAGGATTGAATGTGGATGACAATAACTGGAAAACTACCCACTTGCCTGGTTATTGGAATGAAGGTGAACTATTGAATGTAAATGGTGCAGTCTGGTACAGAAAAACATTTCAACTTTCTGCTCAATCTGCAAACCAGCCGGCTGAATTTGATATGGGTAGGATTGTTGACGCAGACTCAGTTTTTGTAAATGGTCGTTTTGTGGGTACTACTTCATATCAATATCCACCCCGCCGTTATCAGATTCCTTCAAATATTCTTCAGGAAGGTGAAAACACAATTGTTGTTAAGGTAATCTCGCAGATTGGTCAAGGTGGATTTATTCCTGATAAACCATATGAGATTAGAGTAAAAGAAGAAACCATTTCTTTGGCAGGTTTATGGAAATATAAAATTGGAGCTACCATGCAACCATTGGAAGGCCCTACTTTTATTCGATGGAAACCGGCCGGATTATTCAATGGTATGATTTCACCACTAACCAATTATGCCATGAAAGGCGCTGTTTGGTACCAGGGAGAATCTAATGTTGATAATGCTGATCAATACGAAGAAAGATTAACGGCTATGGTTAAAAACTGGCGAAGAGTATTTAATCATGAAGACCTGCCTTTCATTATCATTCAGCTTGCGAATTACCTCGAACCGGATAGTATTCCGAATGAAAGTAATTGGGCACAATTAAGAGAAGCTCAATTCAATGTTGCAAACAACCAAGCCAATTGTGCCAGTGTAAACATCATCGATCTAGGTGAATGGAATGATATTCATCCATTAAATAAAAAAGATGTAGGTTATAGGGTTGCTCTTGCTGCAGAAAAAGTTGCTTATCAAAAAGAAGTGATTTCTTCAGGCCCGGTGATAGATGGGTATCAACTTAATGGATCAAAGGTTGAATTGAGCTTTAAGAATATTGCCAACGGACTCTCAATAAAAAAGGGTGATAAGCTAGAAGGATTTTCTATTCGCGATAAAAATGGAAGTCTGATTTGGGCTAATGCTAAAATTAATGAAGATAAAGTTATTGTATGGCATGAAAACGTTACTCATCCGGTTGAAGTAAGATATGCGTGGGCCAACAATCCGGATAAAGCGAATCTTTATAATTCAGCAGGATTACCAACTGTTCCTTTTAGGATTATTATCAAATAA
- a CDS encoding MFS transporter yields MSNASQKISLGEKIGYSLGDLAANLVFQTLITYLAFFYTDIYGLENNDASLIMLIVGLVAAFSFNPVIGVLADRTKSRWGKFRPWILYSSVPLGVMALLAFSTPDFAYKGKLIYAAVTYTLLLLLYASSNLPYSALSGVITGDMAERNSISSIRFVAVMFAQFFVQVFMLPIIEYAGGGDKAAGIEQVITWMAIVGTIMLLITFFTTKERIVPSSEQESSLKNDLSDLVKNRPWIIMLILTVLVFVTLAMKGGSYVYYFNYYVDEVALASFISPILYFFDSVGMNFFGSDPTSAGFGLFNAGGIIFMLIGIAFSKRLADRFGKRDVFGISLFISTLFILAFVLFPPKGVGWMFVSQVFHGFFYGITTPLLWAMIADVADYSEWKNNRRATAIIFSAMMMGLKAGLSIGGALVAWILGLYGYVNAASCSGNELIQPETVSTGSKMLISVFAAIPFLIGVILLFFYKINKSMEVQIEQELVQRRNNEK; encoded by the coding sequence ATGAGTAATGCATCACAAAAGATTTCGTTAGGCGAGAAGATTGGATATAGCTTAGGCGACCTGGCTGCTAACCTTGTTTTTCAGACTTTAATCACTTATCTGGCCTTTTTTTATACTGATATTTATGGATTGGAGAATAATGATGCTTCGCTGATTATGCTGATTGTTGGCTTGGTGGCTGCCTTCTCTTTTAATCCTGTAATTGGTGTCTTGGCCGACAGAACAAAATCCAGATGGGGCAAGTTTCGGCCATGGATCTTATATTCGTCTGTGCCTTTAGGTGTAATGGCACTGTTGGCATTCAGTACCCCTGATTTTGCCTACAAAGGTAAATTGATTTATGCAGCAGTAACTTATACCTTGTTGCTCCTATTATATGCCAGCAGTAACCTTCCATATTCAGCATTAAGTGGAGTGATTACAGGTGACATGGCTGAACGAAACAGTATCTCTTCAATTCGTTTTGTAGCGGTTATGTTCGCCCAGTTTTTCGTTCAGGTTTTTATGCTGCCCATCATTGAGTATGCCGGAGGAGGTGATAAAGCTGCCGGAATTGAACAGGTAATTACCTGGATGGCTATTGTAGGTACCATCATGTTGTTAATTACATTTTTTACTACCAAAGAAAGAATCGTTCCTTCATCAGAACAGGAATCTTCATTAAAAAATGATTTATCCGATTTGGTAAAAAACAGACCATGGATCATTATGCTTATCCTGACTGTTTTAGTGTTTGTAACACTGGCAATGAAAGGTGGCTCGTATGTTTATTATTTCAATTACTATGTTGATGAAGTTGCTTTGGCGTCATTCATAAGTCCTATTCTCTATTTTTTTGATAGTGTAGGGATGAACTTCTTTGGTTCTGATCCAACATCAGCAGGCTTTGGACTTTTTAATGCCGGAGGCATAATTTTTATGCTGATTGGAATAGCCTTTTCAAAGAGATTAGCCGACAGGTTTGGAAAAAGAGATGTATTCGGAATATCCTTGTTTATATCAACTTTGTTCATCCTTGCCTTTGTTTTATTTCCACCTAAAGGAGTTGGCTGGATGTTTGTGTCACAGGTTTTTCATGGTTTTTTCTATGGCATTACCACCCCCTTATTATGGGCAATGATTGCTGATGTGGCTGATTACTCAGAGTGGAAGAATAACAGAAGGGCCACAGCTATTATTTTTTCAGCCATGATGATGGGCTTAAAGGCTGGATTATCGATTGGTGGGGCATTGGTAGCATGGATTTTAGGATTGTACGGATATGTAAATGCAGCATCATGCTCGGGTAATGAACTGATTCAGCCCGAAACAGTGTCCACTGGATCAAAAATGTTGATCAGTGTATTTGCTGCAATTCCATTCTTAATTGGAGTTATCCTCCTGTTCTTTTACAAGATAAATAAGTCAATGGAGGTGCAGATTGAACAGGAATTGGTTCAACGAAGAAATAATGAAAAGTAG
- a CDS encoding endo-1,4-beta-xylanase, translating to MNYKKILSIFALSSLLFSSCDDQKMEWYDDPTHGDVTIDELPLKLAEKISRYDALKTYTDITLGVGVGMELYMTDDTYRTLAEENFDELTVGYAMKHGPMVNSKGEVEFEAADAFMAKTQEAGLSVFGHTLVWHSNQNASYLNGLIAPTVIPGSGGSNSLNISGLQDGTFSGWNLANVGDGITVVEGAGLSSEAKAVQLIASATAANPWNLQLITPDIPVVSGHNYEISFFIKSDQAGKGRLSFSGLVNNYPWKDWYATGGSWTEAFETSTQWQQVKITVNDFNDVSFKIAFDLGYLPGVTYYIDVDNVKVTDLDAPVEEVNFISNGDFESATLDPWGGWGNSSTREVSAEGEGFGGTGYCMVLTNPSAANLWSAQQVYWFDSALEQDKEYTCTFMIKASTTAAIQLQLQSDDYSANYFGGISVGAAWSQVSLKMTPTTADRTKFVIDFGETAATYYIDDIVLTDGSTGASGPTIIEKTDEEKAQIIEDSMTSWISQMVGHYKDGIFAWDVVNEPMRESGEVRDGNVSDPATDEFYWQKYMGKDYAVKAFNLARQYGNATDVLFINDYNLETNHTKLDGLISYVQYIEQQGAQVDGIGTQMHISADTDKDMIAGMFEKLAASGKLIKVSELDVRLGTKNPTAAQLAAQSEMYQYVIDMFMQYIPEAQRYGITIWGISDSEQEHEYWLPEESPNLWDASYNRKHAYKGAADGLAGKDVSEDFSGALDY from the coding sequence ATGAATTATAAAAAAATACTATCCATATTCGCCTTGTCTTCACTTCTTTTTTCATCATGTGATGATCAGAAGATGGAGTGGTACGATGATCCCACTCATGGCGATGTTACGATTGATGAGCTTCCTTTAAAGTTGGCTGAAAAAATTAGCCGCTACGATGCTCTTAAGACTTATACTGATATCACTTTAGGTGTTGGTGTCGGCATGGAATTATATATGACTGATGATACCTATCGCACACTGGCAGAGGAAAACTTTGATGAACTCACAGTTGGCTATGCCATGAAACATGGACCGATGGTGAATTCGAAGGGAGAGGTTGAGTTTGAAGCTGCCGATGCCTTTATGGCGAAAACGCAGGAAGCTGGATTAAGTGTGTTTGGGCATACATTGGTTTGGCACTCAAATCAGAATGCCAGTTACCTCAATGGTTTAATTGCTCCAACTGTTATTCCAGGTTCGGGAGGTTCAAATTCGCTGAATATTTCAGGTTTGCAGGATGGAACATTTTCAGGATGGAATCTTGCAAATGTGGGTGATGGAATTACAGTAGTCGAGGGTGCTGGTTTATCATCAGAGGCAAAAGCTGTACAATTAATAGCATCAGCCACTGCTGCCAATCCTTGGAATCTTCAATTGATAACTCCTGATATACCTGTTGTTTCAGGCCATAATTATGAAATATCTTTCTTTATTAAATCAGATCAGGCAGGAAAAGGAAGATTATCATTCAGCGGTTTAGTTAATAATTATCCATGGAAAGACTGGTATGCAACGGGTGGCAGCTGGACCGAAGCTTTCGAAACATCAACACAATGGCAACAGGTTAAAATCACTGTCAATGATTTTAATGATGTTTCTTTCAAAATAGCTTTCGATTTAGGTTATCTGCCAGGTGTTACCTATTATATTGATGTGGATAATGTTAAAGTAACGGATCTTGACGCTCCTGTTGAAGAGGTTAACTTCATTTCAAATGGTGATTTTGAATCAGCAACACTTGATCCATGGGGCGGTTGGGGAAATAGCTCCACACGTGAAGTGTCAGCTGAAGGCGAAGGTTTTGGCGGAACAGGATATTGTATGGTTTTAACCAATCCATCGGCAGCTAATTTATGGAGTGCACAACAGGTATACTGGTTTGATTCGGCACTGGAGCAAGATAAAGAATACACCTGTACATTTATGATTAAGGCTTCAACTACAGCTGCAATTCAACTACAGTTGCAAAGCGATGATTACAGTGCCAATTATTTTGGAGGTATAAGTGTTGGCGCTGCTTGGTCACAGGTTTCACTGAAAATGACTCCAACAACAGCTGATCGTACTAAGTTCGTAATTGACTTTGGTGAAACAGCAGCAACATATTACATCGATGATATTGTTCTAACCGATGGATCAACAGGGGCTTCCGGACCAACTATCATTGAAAAAACAGATGAGGAAAAAGCCCAGATTATTGAGGATTCAATGACAAGCTGGATATCGCAAATGGTTGGTCATTATAAAGATGGAATATTTGCCTGGGATGTTGTAAACGAACCTATGCGTGAAAGTGGTGAAGTAAGAGATGGCAATGTTTCTGATCCGGCCACTGATGAATTTTACTGGCAAAAATATATGGGTAAAGATTATGCTGTGAAGGCATTCAACCTTGCTCGTCAGTATGGTAACGCAACCGATGTATTGTTTATCAACGACTATAACCTGGAGACGAACCATACCAAGTTGGATGGTTTAATCAGCTATGTTCAGTATATCGAACAACAGGGAGCCCAGGTAGACGGGATTGGCACTCAGATGCATATCTCTGCAGATACAGATAAGGATATGATAGCAGGTATGTTTGAGAAATTAGCGGCTTCTGGCAAGTTGATTAAGGTTTCGGAGTTGGATGTTCGCTTAGGAACCAAGAATCCAACAGCTGCTCAATTAGCTGCACAGTCTGAGATGTATCAATACGTGATTGATATGTTTATGCAATATATTCCGGAAGCTCAGCGGTATGGAATTACAATCTGGGGCATCTCAGATAGCGAACAGGAACATGAATACTGGTTACCAGAGGAGTCGCCAAACCTGTGGGATGCAAGTTACAATCGCAAGCATGCTTATAAAGGAGCAGCGGATGGATTGGCAGGAAAAGATGTAAGTGAAGATTTTTCAGGTGCATTAGATTATTAG